In a single window of the Salvelinus namaycush isolate Seneca chromosome 18, SaNama_1.0, whole genome shotgun sequence genome:
- the LOC120062686 gene encoding retinal dehydrogenase 1-like, whose translation MPMPVPDLEVQYTKIFIDNEWHESCSGRKMPVHNPATGDLLCEVEEADTEDVDKAVQSARAAFQLGSPWRCMDASDRGLLLNRLADLVERDRLRLATLEALDSGKIFLMAYFVDLMATVKTLRYYGGWADKIQGKTIPVDGEYFTYTRHEPIGVCGQIIPWNFPVMMFAWKIAPALCCGNTVIIKPAEQTPLTALHMACLIKEAGFPPGVVNVLPGYGPTAGSAIAHHMDIDKIAFTGSTAVGKLIQKAAGDSNLKRVTLELGGKNPNIVFADCDLEYAVEQAHSGLFFNQGQCCLAGSRVFVEDSIYEEFVCRSAEKARNKVLGNPLVPGVDQGPQIDQKQFDKILELIESGKKEGATLECGGGPWDRNSLFIQPTVFSNVTDDMRIAKEEIFGPVQQIMRFRSVNEVIQRANATHYGLAAGVFTNDIDKALTVSSALQAGMVWVNCYNAMSTQCPFGGFKMSGNGRELGEYALQEYTEVKAVTIKISQKNS comes from the exons ATGCCCATGCCCGTCCCTGACCTGGAGGTCCAGTACACTAAG ATATTCATTGATAACGAGTGGCATGAGTCCTGCAGCGGACGGAAAATGCCAGTTCACAACCCTGCCACTGGAGACCTGCTGTGTGAGGTAGAGGAGGCAGACACC GAGGATGTGGACAAGGCGGTCCAGAGTGCTAGGGCAGCCTTCCAGCTGGGGTCTCCATGGCGATGCATGGACGCGTCCGACAGAGGGCTGCTGCTCAACAGGCTGGCAGACCTGGTGGAGAGGGATCGCCTCCGACTGGCt ACATTGGAGGCTCTTGACTCAGGGAAGATCTTCCTCATGGCGTACTTTGTGGATCtgatggccactgttaaaaccCTGCGTTATTATGGAGGATGGGCTGACAAGATACAAGGCAAAACCATTCCTGTGG ATGGAGAGTATTTCACCTACACACGACACGAGCCCATAGGGGTGTGTGGACAAATCATTCCA TGGAATTTCCCTGTGATGATGTTTGCCTGGAAGATCGCTCCAGCTCTGTGCTGTGGAAACACTGTAATCATCAAACCAGCTGAACAGACACCACTAACAGCCCTGCACATGGCCTGCCTTATCAAAGAG gctgGTTTTCCTCCGGGCGTGGTGAACGTGCTGCCAGGATACGGTCCAACAGCAGGCAGTGCCATTGCTCATCATATGGACATTGACAAAATAGCATTCACTGGATCAACTGCT GTAGGGAAACTCATCCAGAAGGCTGCTGGTGACAGCAACCTGAAACGTGTCACTCTGGAGCTGGGCGGCAAGAACCCCAATATTGTCTTCGCAGACTGTGact tggaGTATGCGGTGGAGCAGGCCCACAGTGGTCTCTTCTTCAACCAGGGCCAGTGCTGTCTGGCTGGCTCCAGGGTGTTTGTGGAGGACTCTATCTATGAGGAGTTTGTTTGTCGCAGCGCGGAAAAGGCCCGTAACAAGGTCCTGGGAAACCCACTGGTACCAGGAGTGGACCAGGGACCACAG ATAGATCAGAAGCAGTTTGATAAGATCCTGGAGCTAATCGAGAGTGGGAAGAAGGAAGGGGCCACACTGGAGTGTGGGGGGGGGCCCTGGGACCGGAACAGCCTCTTCATCCAACCCACTGTCTTCTCTAATGTCACTGACGACATGCGTATTGCCAAAgaagag ATCTTCGGACCGGTGCAGCAGATCATGCGTTTCCGCAGCGTGAATGAGGTAATTCAGAGGGCCAACGCCACCCATTATGGCCTGGCTGCCGGAGTTTTCACCAATGACATCGACAAAGCCCTCACCGTGTCCTCAGCTTTACAGGCCGGCATGGTGTG GGTGAACTGCTACAATGCCATGAGTACCCAATGTCCCTTCGGAGGGTTTAAAATGTCCGGGAATGGGAGGGAACT AGGGGAGTATGCCCTCCAGGAGTACACAGAGGTCAAGGCTGTAACTATCAAAATCTCACAGAAGAACTCCTAA